Below is a genomic region from Catenuloplanes atrovinosus.
ACGCATGACGATGGACGAGATCATCGCGTACGTGTCCGGCCTCGACGACGGCGTGCTGGTGCTGCGCCCGCGCCCGGGCGACGGCACGCCGGAGATCGCCTGGGGCGACGCGTTCTTCTACCACTCGCCGGACGGCAGCGTGCCCACCGCGGTCCAGCCGTTCGCCACGATCGTCACCAAGGACTACCCGGACGACCTGAGCTCGCGACTGGACCGGCCGGACACGTTCCGCCTCAACGTGCACGTGTCCAAGGACGACTTCGCGCGGCTCACCGGGCACCGGCCGCGGGAGGCCGGCGCGGCCGGGGCGGACCCGAGCGCGCCGGACACCGTGTTCCCGCACCCGCTGTACGGCACCATGGGCTGGCTGTCGATCGTCAACCCCGGCCCGCGCACCGGCGACCTCGCCCGCGAGCTGCTGCGCAAGGCGCACGAGACGGCCCGCTCACGGTACGAGCGCCGGGCCTGATCAGGCCGCGGCCGGGGCCGTCATCGCCGCGCCGGTCAGCTCCACGGACCTCACCCGCGCGGCCACGTCCTCCGCGTGGTGCGCGGTGATCAGCTCGTCCGCCTTGATCGAGGCGGCGAACGCCTCCAGGTAGTCGCGCACCTCGTCCGGCGTGCCGACCGCGGTGTACCGCGTCATCTCGGCCAGTTGGCGGCCGTTCGGCGAGGCGAGGAACGCGTCGATCTCCGCGTCCGTGAAGTTCTGGCCGACCGCGCCGCGCGAGATGAACGCGCGGGTGCGGTTGCGGTACGCGCGGGTCCGCTGGTCCTCGGCCTCCTCGCGGGTGTCCGCGGCGATCACGTTCACGCCGGCGATCACGTACGGCTCGGCGAGCTGCGCGGACGGCGTGAACGTCTCGCGGTAGACCTGCACGGCCTGGTGCAGCGCGTCCGGCGCGAAGTGCGAGGCGAACGCGTACGGC
It encodes:
- a CDS encoding DUF6194 family protein; protein product: MTMDEIIAYVSGLDDGVLVLRPRPGDGTPEIAWGDAFFYHSPDGSVPTAVQPFATIVTKDYPDDLSSRLDRPDTFRLNVHVSKDDFARLTGHRPREAGAAGADPSAPDTVFPHPLYGTMGWLSIVNPGPRTGDLARELLRKAHETARSRYERRA